CGACCAGGAATGCACCCACGGAGACCTCATTGGCTGCATTCAGGACGGCCGTGGCCGACGGACCGGCATCCAATGCTTCAAAAGCCAAGCGAAGGCAAGGGAAACGACCCGTATCGGGCGGTTCGAAGGTCATGGACGAGGCCGTGGACCAATCCACACCCGGTCGGGATGCCGGCCATCGTTCCGGAAATGCCAGGGCGTACTGGATGGGCAGCTTCATGTCGGGCGGGCCCAGTTGTGCCATGGTCGATCCGTCGTGGAATTCCACCATGGAATGGATAACGGACTGCGGATGCACGACGACGGCAATCCGGTCTGACATGACATTGAACAGCCATCGGGCCTCGATGACCTCAAGCCCTTTGTTCATCATGGTCGCCGAATCAATCGATATCTTGGCACCCATGTCCCAATTCGGATGCTTCAGGGCATCGGCTGGCGTCACGTGCTTCATGGCATCGCTCGTCCACTCCCTGAACGGCCCCCCACTCGCTGTGAGGACAATGCGCCGGATATCCTCCATCGCCTCGCCAGCCAGACACTGATAGATAGCCGAGTGCTCGGAGTCCACGGGAATGATGGATACGCCTTTCTGTTCGGCCGCACGGGTCACCAGATCTCCGGCCACGACCAGGGTTTCCTTGTTCGCAAGGGCAATCCGGCGGCCGCATGAAATGGCCGTGAGCGTCAATTCGAGGCCCGCGGCGCCGACCACCGCCGTCAATACGACATCCACGCCGGGCCAGGAAGCGGCGTCATTCAGGCCCTGCGTACCGACAAGGACCGTGATTCCGGACCCCGACAGCCCCTCCCGAACCCATGCACCCGCCGATTCGTCTCCGATGACCACGCATTCCGGACGGAATTCCAGCGCCTGCCGTACCAACAATCCTGCGTTGGACCATGCCGTAAGCACCCGCACCTCCAATGCGTCCGGGTGACTCCGGATGACATCCAGCGCCTGGGTTCCGATGGACCCGGTCGAGCCGAATATGGCCACTTGTTGAGGTTCAGAGGGCATCATGAAACATACACTGCACCGGCTCGATATTAAAGGCCCAAACATCGAGTCCGACGCATGATCCGCAGCCTGTTCCTGTCTTTCTTCCTCTTGTTGACCCTGGATGTCCGGGGGCAGGATTCGCGGCAGTCCACCGAAGATCAGGAGGACTCCCAGATCGCCCGCTTCCAGCTCGCGGAGACGTTCATCCAGGCGGGTCAATACGAACGCGCCATTCCCTTGCTGGAAGAATTGAGTGCGTCCAACCCGGCTACACACGTGTTTTACGAGCGCCTCCGGGAATCGTACGAGCAGTTGAAGCGGTACGACGATGCCATCCAGCTCATCGAATCGCGGATAGCGTCAAGTCCGACTCCTGAAGTGTTCATGGTCGAAAAAGCTCGTCTCCAGTTCCTGTCCGGCATGGAAGAACCAGCCCGAGCCACCTGGATGGCCGTCGTGGACCGGCAGCCCTTGTCCCCGTCCGTGTATCTCATGGTGTACCGATCCCTGCTCCAGGTCCGGTTGTTCGACTACGCCATTGACGTACTTGAGCGGGGTCGCCGGGAAATGGAGAGCCCTTCGCTCTTCCAGACCGACCTCGCCCAACTCTACTCGTTGACCTCCCAGCATGGCCAGGCTGCCACGGAATACCTGGCGTTGATCGAAGAGAATGCCGGGCAACTCAATTTCGTGAAGAGCCGACTCGGGCAATATCTCACGGACGATGAATCGGTGGCGGCCAGTTTGACGCCCGTTGAAGAAGCCGTCGCGCGCGCGCCACTGAACCGGTCGTTCCGGGAGCTGCAGGCCTGGTTGTACGTGGAAATGGATCGGTTTTCCGATGCGCTCGCCGTCTACAGTGCGATCGATCGACTGGAGAACGAGGAGGGCAAGACGCTGTTCGGCTTCGGACTCGCGGCGGTCGATGCGGGCGCCTTCGATGTGGCCATGGAAGCCTTCGAGGAAGTCCTGACCCGACACCCGGAAGCCCCATCCGCTCCCGATGCCATGCGCGGGCTTGGACTCATGCAGGAGGCCTGGGCTGAAACCTTGTCTGAGACTGCCGTCGGTCCGGACGGAACCCCCTTGGACTCCCATTACACGCGAGCGCTGGAAACGTATGAGCGTTTCCTTATTGACTATCCCCAGCATGCCCACGTCGCCGACGTACTGCAACGGATGGGGCGTCTCCACCAGGACGTATTCCTCAACATGGAAGCAGCGGAAATGGTGTTGTCGGAAGTCATAGCCCGTTATCCGGGCACTCAGGCGGCAGACCAGGCTGAATTCGACATGGGTCGACTGGCCATCTCAACAGATCGGTTGACCGATGCCCGGATCCGGTTCACGCGACTGGTCACCCGGCTTCGCACGGGGGAATTGGCCGATGCCGCCCGGTTCGAACTGGCCAAACTGCACTTCTACCAGGGTGAATTCGACATCGCAAAGAGTCTGGTCGAGGCCATGCAGGAGCAGACATCCACCGATGTGGCCAACGACGCCATCGAGTTCAAGGTCATGCTGAACGACAATCGTGGGCCGGACTCCCTGGACACGGCCCTCCGCCGGTATGCGCGTGCCATGCTGGAGCAACGGCAACGGCAGACTGCGAATGCCCTTCTGACCCTGAATCATCTGCTGGACGAATTCGGATCCCACAAGCTGGCGGACGATGCCCATTTCCTCAGGGCACAGGTATACGAGGAACTGCAGCAGTATGAGGATGCCATCCAGGCCTGGCTGGAACTGCCCCTCTTCTACCCGAAGTCCTTCCTTGGGGACCGCAGCCTGTTCCAGGCGGCGCGCGTGGCAGATCGGCGCCTGGGTGATGGCGATCGGGCTATTGCCCTCTACGAACGTATCCTGACTGATTTTCCCCGTTCGCTCCTGGTCCGGGAAGCCCGTGACCACATCCGGATTTTAAGAGGTGAGCAGGTATGATGATGCGCATAGTGACCTTGTTGATGCTTGTCGCCCTGACGCGGCCCGGCGTCCTGGCACAGGATGTCCTCGTGCCCATGGATGCGGTGCAGACGGACCACTTGAAAGCCTATGGCGTGGTGTTCTGGGCGCTGGAGCGGAATATCGAGGTGGACTGGCTCCTGAATTACCGCGGTGGCTCTTTCCTGCTGGCCGCAACCGAGCCCGTCCAGTCGGAACTGCGCATTCGTGGCGTGGCTTTCGAGACGATCTCAGCCGCGGCCTCGGCCACCATCATCAGCACGGTTGAGGCCGAGGACAGCAACACGTCCATCGTCCGTCTGGAGAAGGCCCCCGAGATTGCCGTCTATGCCCCGGACCAGACGTTGCCGTGGGACGATGCCGTCCTGCTCGCCCTGAACTATGCAGAAGTACCCTACGACATGATATACGATGAGGAGATCATGTCCGGACGCCTTGAGGATTACGACTGGGTACATCTGCACCATGAGGACTTCACGGGACAATACGGCAAGTTCCTGACCTACCGATCAGCAGCGTGGTATATCGAACAACAGCGGGTCGCTGAACTGTCTGCCCGCAATCTGGGCTTCCGTAAAGTATCGGAGTTGAAATCCGCGGTAGCAGAGGAAATCCGCATGTATGTCGGAGGTGGTGGTTTCCTTTTTGCCATGTGTTCCGGCACGGACACCTTCGATATCGCACTGGCGGCGCATCAAACCGATATCGTGCCGTCGGAATATGACGGGGACCCGATCGATCCCGCAGCGCTCTCGAAACTCGACTTCGAGCGGACGTTCGCCTTCCAGGACTTCCGGCCCATCTTCAATGCGCGGGAATATGAACACTCGGACATTGACTCCGGTCCACCGCCACCCCAGCTGCGGAATCCTGCCGTGGATTACTTCACATTGTTCGAATTCAGCGCAAAGTACGATCCCGTCCCGACCATGCTCACCCAGAATCACGTAGCCACGGTGAAGGGGTTCGTCGGACAGACCACCAACTTCCGTAAACCCCTTGTCAAACCGAACGT
The Rhodothermales bacterium genome window above contains:
- a CDS encoding 1-deoxy-D-xylulose-5-phosphate reductoisomerase, with amino-acid sequence MMPSEPQQVAIFGSTGSIGTQALDVIRSHPDALEVRVLTAWSNAGLLVRQALEFRPECVVIGDESAGAWVREGLSGSGITVLVGTQGLNDAASWPGVDVVLTAVVGAAGLELTLTAISCGRRIALANKETLVVAGDLVTRAAEQKGVSIIPVDSEHSAIYQCLAGEAMEDIRRIVLTASGGPFREWTSDAMKHVTPADALKHPNWDMGAKISIDSATMMNKGLEVIEARWLFNVMSDRIAVVVHPQSVIHSMVEFHDGSTMAQLGPPDMKLPIQYALAFPERWPASRPGVDWSTASSMTFEPPDTGRFPCLRLAFEALDAGPSATAVLNAANEVSVGAFLVGRASFPDIPRINEGVLSRLSGRATTSVADRLALDAEARALAAELMGTRVH
- a CDS encoding tetratricopeptide repeat protein, which codes for MIRSLFLSFFLLLTLDVRGQDSRQSTEDQEDSQIARFQLAETFIQAGQYERAIPLLEELSASNPATHVFYERLRESYEQLKRYDDAIQLIESRIASSPTPEVFMVEKARLQFLSGMEEPARATWMAVVDRQPLSPSVYLMVYRSLLQVRLFDYAIDVLERGRREMESPSLFQTDLAQLYSLTSQHGQAATEYLALIEENAGQLNFVKSRLGQYLTDDESVAASLTPVEEAVARAPLNRSFRELQAWLYVEMDRFSDALAVYSAIDRLENEEGKTLFGFGLAAVDAGAFDVAMEAFEEVLTRHPEAPSAPDAMRGLGLMQEAWAETLSETAVGPDGTPLDSHYTRALETYERFLIDYPQHAHVADVLQRMGRLHQDVFLNMEAAEMVLSEVIARYPGTQAADQAEFDMGRLAISTDRLTDARIRFTRLVTRLRTGELADAARFELAKLHFYQGEFDIAKSLVEAMQEQTSTDVANDAIEFKVMLNDNRGPDSLDTALRRYARAMLEQRQRQTANALLTLNHLLDEFGSHKLADDAHFLRAQVYEELQQYEDAIQAWLELPLFYPKSFLGDRSLFQAARVADRRLGDGDRAIALYERILTDFPRSLLVREARDHIRILRGEQV
- a CDS encoding asparagine synthetase B, with product MLVALTRPGVLAQDVLVPMDAVQTDHLKAYGVVFWALERNIEVDWLLNYRGGSFLLAATEPVQSELRIRGVAFETISAAASATIISTVEAEDSNTSIVRLEKAPEIAVYAPDQTLPWDDAVLLALNYAEVPYDMIYDEEIMSGRLEDYDWVHLHHEDFTGQYGKFLTYRSAAWYIEQQRVAELSARNLGFRKVSELKSAVAEEIRMYVGGGGFLFAMCSGTDTFDIALAAHQTDIVPSEYDGDPIDPAALSKLDFERTFAFQDFRPIFNAREYEHSDIDSGPPPPQLRNPAVDYFTLFEFSAKYDPVPTMLTQNHVATVKGFVGQTTNFRKPLVKPNVTILAEAPGRNEVRYLHGVFGEGTFTFYGGHDPEDYQHFVGDEPTDLSLHKHSPGYRLILNNILFPAAKKKKQKT